A single genomic interval of Amycolatopsis albispora harbors:
- a CDS encoding PLP-dependent aminotransferase family protein → MANDSTERIMRGLRAWITQAPPGARVPSNRALVAEYGASPITVQKAMRALGAQGLIESRPGVGTFVRAVRTARPLDFGWQTAALRAPRAPIPALSTPLRSMSPDAIGLHAGFPDRALLPERLVRSAFTRAARGDTALTRPATAGLAELRAWFATELAEATPAGLTPPTARDVVVLPGSQSGLSSIFRALVGFGQPLLLESPTYWGAILAAAQAGAHVVPVPSGPAGPDPDELARAFDETGARVFYGQPNYANPTGAQWEADRGERILEVVRARGAFLVEDDWAHDFGIETTARPLAALDDNGHVVYLRSLTKSVSPAVRVAAVIARGPARDRILADRGAESMYVSGTLQAAALDVVTQPGWRTHLRALRQQLKARRDLLVASLAEHVPQAHLESVPRGGLHLWARLPDETDLDQLTRDCEADGVLIAPGNEWFPAEPSGPYIRLNFSGPDPDRFPDGARVIGRALSGRSPAPTS, encoded by the coding sequence CATGCGTGGGCTCCGCGCGTGGATCACCCAGGCACCGCCGGGCGCGCGTGTGCCGTCGAACCGCGCGCTGGTGGCCGAATACGGTGCCAGCCCGATCACCGTGCAGAAGGCGATGCGGGCGCTCGGCGCGCAGGGGCTGATCGAAAGCCGTCCGGGCGTGGGCACCTTCGTGCGTGCCGTGCGCACCGCCCGCCCGCTCGACTTCGGCTGGCAGACCGCCGCCCTGCGCGCACCGCGGGCGCCGATCCCGGCCCTGTCGACCCCGCTGCGCAGCATGTCGCCGGACGCGATCGGCCTGCACGCCGGTTTCCCGGACCGCGCGCTGCTGCCGGAACGGCTGGTGCGGAGCGCGTTCACGCGTGCCGCGCGTGGTGACACCGCGCTGACCCGGCCCGCCACCGCCGGGCTGGCCGAGCTGCGGGCCTGGTTCGCCACCGAACTCGCCGAAGCCACGCCCGCCGGGCTGACCCCGCCCACCGCCCGCGACGTGGTGGTCCTTCCCGGCAGCCAGAGCGGGCTGAGCTCGATCTTCCGCGCGCTGGTCGGCTTCGGGCAGCCGCTGCTGCTGGAATCGCCGACCTACTGGGGTGCGATCCTCGCCGCCGCGCAGGCCGGGGCGCACGTGGTCCCGGTGCCCAGTGGACCGGCGGGCCCCGACCCCGACGAACTCGCGCGTGCCTTCGACGAGACCGGGGCGCGGGTGTTCTACGGCCAGCCCAACTACGCCAATCCCACCGGCGCGCAGTGGGAGGCCGACCGCGGCGAGCGGATCCTGGAGGTCGTCCGCGCCCGCGGCGCCTTCCTGGTCGAGGACGACTGGGCACACGACTTCGGCATCGAAACCACCGCGCGCCCGCTGGCCGCGCTCGACGACAACGGCCACGTGGTCTACCTGCGGTCGCTGACCAAGAGCGTGTCGCCCGCCGTCCGGGTGGCGGCGGTGATCGCCAGGGGACCGGCCCGCGACCGCATTCTCGCCGACCGCGGCGCGGAATCCATGTACGTCAGCGGAACCCTGCAGGCCGCGGCGCTCGACGTGGTCACGCAACCCGGCTGGCGGACCCACCTGCGTGCGTTGCGCCAGCAGCTCAAGGCCCGGCGCGACCTGCTCGTCGCGAGCCTGGCCGAGCACGTTCCGCAGGCGCATCTCGAATCCGTGCCCCGCGGCGGGCTGCACCTGTGGGCCCGCCTGCCCGACGAAACCGATCTCGACCAGCTGACCCGCGACTGCGAGGCCGACGGTGTGCTGATCGCGCCCGGCAACGAGTGGTTCCCCGCCGAACCGTCCGGCCCGTACATCCGGCTGAACTTCTCCGGCCCGGACCCCGACCGGTTCCCGGACGGCGCCCGCGTCATCGGGCGCGCGCTCAGCGGAAGATCGCCAGCGCCCACATCTTGA
- a CDS encoding substrate-binding domain-containing protein encodes MTRPARKLAVLCLVLGLLAACTSDPPPPHTVLRVLASDELSDMRPLLDDLRRETGIELQLDERGTIDATNALNPGNYQHDLAWLATDRFFELKLKQLGYTGDRPISSRFMFTPLAVGVTPRVAQLLRTSTADQHLSWADLADRSASGVVRFGMADPQHAASGLSALIGVATAAAGTGGALREEDITCDRLRGFFAGRTLTAETSRRLADDYTARPDTADALINYESVLLSMNAKLAEPLEILYPRDGIVLADYPLLLLDPAKRDSFQRVSDWFRTEPVQRRIMEQTLRRPLSAEVPRDPRFADFGTNTLYFPERKETVDRLAAAYADPRSRDPAHLIFVLDFSASMRGQRIADLRATFAGFSGADTSPEGKFLRFYQGERLTILRFGGRVLDEREFTITGQADLDALRDHIAAEPGEQTTGVWSALDAAYDKAATLTRDHPEQPVTIMLMTDGENNTGLGLPEFLREHQAQPPAAKAVHTYTIRFGEADPAELGQAASATGGRMVDANATSLSQAFKEIRGCR; translated from the coding sequence GTGACCCGCCCGGCGCGGAAGCTCGCCGTGCTGTGCCTGGTGCTCGGGCTGCTCGCGGCGTGCACCTCCGATCCACCGCCGCCGCACACCGTGCTGCGGGTGCTCGCCTCCGACGAACTTTCCGACATGCGGCCGCTGCTCGACGACCTGCGCCGCGAAACCGGGATCGAGCTGCAGCTGGACGAGCGCGGCACGATCGACGCCACCAACGCGCTGAACCCGGGGAACTACCAGCACGACCTGGCCTGGCTGGCCACCGACCGCTTCTTCGAGCTGAAGCTCAAGCAGCTCGGGTACACCGGCGACCGGCCGATCAGCAGCCGGTTCATGTTCACGCCGCTGGCCGTCGGTGTGACCCCGCGCGTGGCGCAATTGCTGCGGACCTCGACGGCCGACCAGCACCTGTCGTGGGCCGATCTGGCCGACCGCTCGGCGAGCGGCGTGGTGCGCTTCGGCATGGCCGATCCGCAGCACGCGGCCAGCGGCCTGTCCGCGCTGATCGGGGTGGCGACCGCGGCCGCGGGCACCGGCGGCGCGCTGCGTGAGGAGGACATCACCTGCGACCGGCTGCGCGGGTTCTTCGCCGGGCGCACACTGACCGCGGAGACCTCGCGGCGGCTCGCCGACGACTACACCGCCCGCCCGGACACCGCGGACGCGCTGATCAACTACGAATCCGTGTTGCTGTCGATGAACGCGAAACTGGCCGAGCCGCTGGAAATCCTGTACCCGCGCGACGGCATCGTGCTCGCCGACTACCCGTTGCTGCTGCTCGACCCGGCCAAGCGCGACAGCTTCCAGCGCGTGTCCGACTGGTTCCGCACCGAGCCGGTGCAGCGCCGGATCATGGAGCAGACGCTGCGCCGCCCGCTCAGCGCCGAAGTGCCGCGTGACCCGCGGTTCGCCGACTTCGGCACGAACACGCTGTACTTCCCCGAGCGCAAGGAAACCGTCGACCGGCTCGCCGCCGCCTACGCCGATCCGCGCTCGCGCGACCCGGCCCACCTGATCTTCGTGCTGGACTTCTCCGCCTCGATGCGCGGGCAGCGGATCGCCGACCTGCGCGCGACCTTCGCCGGTTTCAGCGGCGCGGACACCTCCCCCGAAGGCAAGTTCCTCCGGTTCTACCAAGGGGAACGGCTCACCATCCTGCGCTTCGGCGGCCGGGTGCTCGACGAACGCGAGTTCACCATCACCGGCCAGGCCGATCTCGACGCCCTCCGCGACCACATCGCGGCCGAGCCGGGCGAACAGACCACCGGGGTGTGGTCGGCGCTGGACGCCGCCTACGACAAGGCGGCCACGCTCACCCGCGACCACCCCGAGCAGCCGGTGACGATCATGCTGATGACCGACGGGGAGAACAACACCGGGCTCGGCCTGCCGGAGTTCCTGCGGGAGCACCAGGCGCAGCCACCGGCGGCGAAAGCCGTGCACACCTACACCATCCGCTTCGGCGAAGCCGACCCCGCCGAGCTCGGCCAGGCCGCGAGCGCCACCGGCGGCCGCATGGTCGACGCGAACGCGACCTCGCTTTCCCAGGCCTTCAAGGAGATCCGTGGCTGTCGATAG